The proteins below are encoded in one region of Pseudanabaena sp. BC1403:
- a CDS encoding PAS domain S-box protein produces MSNPTILCVDDERNVLFALRTQLMRYFPDFAIEIAESAEEALEVVEDILDNGHDLPLVIADQIMPSMKGDQFLINLHDRHPKILKVMLTGQARAEDVGNIVNRGSLYRFMSKPWNEQDLQLTVSEALRSYQQDRTIEQQYLDLKQAKCELEVLNTSLEKQVQERTLQIQISEERYRIISEISPVGIFCNDTKGVCTYANAKTLEITGLTLDENLGDGWGKNLHPDDRDWMYAAWNNFVEQVNLGNDPEYCLEHRYLFSDGSVKWGIVQAVPERNINGDVVGFVGSLSDISDRKKNEEALRLSEAKQRALIEALPDLVMRVNREGIYLDFYATNAFNVIGKTGDFVGDHVKDTLPPDLGARRMQAIHNALATKEMQVYEQEIMVGGILQIEEFRLVACGEDETLIIGRDISDRKIAEKALQESESHKAALIRALPDLLMRIRKDGTYLEFHSTESFKIFGKPEDFVGSNLNKDLPPNVAEQRMQMINAALETGSIQLYDQEILVDGKTQTEEVRIVPYTEDEVLLLVRDVSDRKQSELALQSLMEGTASVTGKEFFPELVKHIAIALDVSHVLISKVSGENLETMAWYADDQVQPNLTYPIAHTPSGTAFQAGIYNCSSGVKQLFPLDEDLVKMDVDNYIGMALQNSAGEKIGVICVLNREPLANPKRAELLLRIFGARASAELERMQVFEDLQILNTELEQRVQERTQELLKARNFLESIIENLPVALFVKNGKEERFGEFLLWNNTCESLFGLTKEQAIGRVLYDIFPKEQSHFFNEKDRSSFALGKIEDIPEEPIDSLTLGRRILHTVKVPIFDEHSNPDYLICISEDISDRKTAELERDQLLQELSQLNKSLELRVKERTAALVNAQERIIAQEKLAALGTLTAGIAHELRNPLNFVTNYALGSIELSQELLETIQPLFPSLDLDTSDLVESLISDLQENSTTIRAHSRRAENIIANMMQHARTDDAKMMPHPTQINDLLDQSLKLAYHSKKMQDSDFNITIQTDYTADLDLVDLVTGSMSRAFINLIDNACDAMRYQKNLLNLSKDTEKYLPTLHLSTRSLGDRVEIRIRDNGCGIPQDIQVKILDPFFTTKPPGEGTGLGLSLTHDIIVKQHKGTLAINTDTSQFTEIIVTIPNRYT; encoded by the coding sequence ATGAGCAACCCAACAATTCTTTGTGTTGACGATGAACGCAATGTTCTTTTTGCCCTTAGAACCCAATTAATGCGATACTTCCCTGACTTTGCGATTGAAATTGCCGAAAGTGCAGAAGAAGCTTTAGAGGTTGTTGAGGATATTCTAGACAACGGGCATGATCTGCCACTTGTGATTGCAGATCAAATTATGCCTAGCATGAAAGGCGATCAGTTTTTGATTAACCTGCACGATCGCCATCCTAAAATACTCAAAGTTATGCTAACAGGGCAAGCGCGTGCCGAAGATGTGGGCAATATTGTCAATCGTGGCAGTCTCTATCGGTTTATGTCAAAACCATGGAATGAGCAAGATCTCCAACTAACTGTATCTGAGGCTTTACGAAGTTATCAGCAAGATCGCACAATCGAGCAACAATACTTAGACCTCAAACAAGCTAAATGCGAATTAGAAGTGTTAAATACCAGTTTGGAAAAGCAGGTACAAGAACGCACCCTACAAATACAGATCAGCGAAGAACGATATCGAATAATTTCTGAAATTAGCCCCGTTGGGATTTTTTGCAACGATACTAAAGGCGTTTGCACATATGCAAATGCCAAAACCCTAGAAATTACTGGACTAACTTTAGATGAAAATTTAGGTGATGGCTGGGGTAAAAACTTACACCCTGACGATCGCGATTGGATGTATGCCGCTTGGAATAACTTTGTCGAACAGGTAAATCTAGGGAATGATCCTGAATATTGTCTTGAACATCGATATCTTTTTTCTGATGGTTCTGTTAAGTGGGGGATTGTTCAAGCCGTTCCCGAACGCAATATAAATGGTGATGTTGTTGGATTTGTCGGTTCATTATCTGATATTAGCGATCGCAAAAAAAATGAAGAAGCTCTAAGGCTCAGCGAAGCCAAACAGCGTGCTTTGATAGAAGCTTTACCTGATTTAGTTATGCGGGTTAACCGAGAAGGGATATATCTTGATTTCTACGCGACTAACGCTTTCAATGTGATTGGTAAAACTGGAGACTTTGTAGGTGATCATGTGAAAGACACCCTACCACCTGATTTGGGAGCAAGACGCATGCAAGCGATTCATAATGCTTTAGCAACCAAAGAAATGCAAGTCTATGAGCAGGAGATTATGGTTGGGGGCATCTTACAAATTGAAGAATTTCGGTTGGTAGCTTGTGGTGAAGATGAAACTCTGATCATAGGGCGGGATATCAGCGATCGCAAAATTGCTGAAAAAGCCTTACAGGAAAGTGAATCCCATAAAGCTGCCTTAATTAGAGCTTTGCCCGATCTACTCATGCGAATCCGTAAAGATGGAACCTATCTAGAATTCCATAGTACGGAGAGCTTTAAAATCTTTGGGAAGCCTGAAGACTTTGTTGGGTCTAATCTAAATAAGGATTTACCTCCTAATGTAGCTGAACAAAGAATGCAGATGATCAATGCGGCTCTTGAAACTGGGAGTATTCAACTTTACGATCAAGAGATATTGGTGGATGGCAAGACTCAAACCGAAGAAGTGAGAATTGTCCCTTATACAGAAGATGAAGTTTTGCTTTTAGTTAGAGATGTTAGCGATCGCAAGCAATCAGAATTAGCACTTCAAAGTTTGATGGAAGGTACTGCCTCGGTTACTGGCAAAGAATTTTTCCCAGAATTAGTTAAGCATATTGCGATCGCCCTTGATGTTTCCCACGTCCTCATTTCCAAGGTGTCTGGAGAAAACCTAGAAACTATGGCATGGTATGCCGACGATCAGGTTCAGCCTAATCTTACCTATCCAATTGCTCATACTCCCAGCGGAACAGCTTTTCAAGCTGGAATCTACAACTGTTCTTCTGGAGTAAAACAACTATTCCCTCTTGATGAGGATTTAGTAAAAATGGATGTAGATAATTATATAGGAATGGCATTACAAAATTCTGCGGGTGAAAAGATCGGGGTGATTTGTGTCCTAAATCGCGAACCATTAGCAAATCCAAAACGGGCGGAACTATTACTGCGTATCTTTGGAGCGAGGGCATCTGCCGAACTAGAGAGAATGCAGGTATTTGAAGATTTACAAATATTGAATACAGAGCTAGAGCAACGTGTACAAGAACGAACACAGGAGCTATTAAAAGCTCGTAACTTTTTAGAATCAATTATTGAAAATTTACCAGTGGCTCTATTCGTCAAAAATGGCAAAGAAGAAAGATTTGGCGAATTTTTGCTGTGGAATAATACTTGTGAAAGTCTGTTTGGTTTGACCAAAGAGCAAGCAATTGGTAGGGTGCTCTATGATATTTTCCCTAAAGAGCAATCTCATTTCTTTAATGAGAAAGATCGTTCATCATTTGCGCTCGGTAAAATTGAAGATATTCCTGAAGAACCAATTGACAGTTTGACTTTAGGTCGCAGAATTCTGCATACCGTTAAAGTGCCTATATTCGATGAGCATAGTAACCCTGATTATTTGATCTGCATTTCTGAGGATATTAGCGATCGCAAAACCGCAGAACTAGAACGCGATCAGCTTCTCCAAGAATTATCTCAACTAAATAAAAGCCTCGAACTCCGAGTCAAAGAACGAACTGCCGCACTTGTAAACGCCCAAGAGCGGATTATTGCTCAAGAAAAACTTGCCGCACTTGGTACGCTCACGGCTGGTATTGCCCATGAGCTGCGTAACCCACTTAACTTTGTTACAAACTACGCACTCGGCTCAATTGAACTCAGCCAAGAATTGCTGGAGACAATTCAGCCTTTGTTCCCTTCTTTAGATCTCGACACCTCAGATTTGGTCGAGTCATTGATCTCAGACCTCCAAGAAAATTCCACGACTATTCGCGCTCATAGTCGAAGAGCCGAAAATATCATCGCTAATATGATGCAACATGCCCGTACTGATGATGCAAAGATGATGCCGCATCCGACTCAAATTAATGATTTACTTGACCAATCCTTAAAACTGGCGTATCACAGTAAGAAAATGCAAGATAGTGACTTTAACATCACGATTCAGACTGACTATACTGCCGATTTAGATTTAGTAGATCTAGTTACTGGATCTATGAGTCGGGCTTTCATTAATCTCATTGATAATGCTTGTGATGCTATGCGTTACCAAAAGAATCTTTTAAACTTATCTAAAGATACAGAAAAATATCTGCCTACCCTCCACCTTTCGACGCGCAGTCTAGGCGATCGCGTCGAGATTCGGATTCGTGACAATGGTTGTGGCATTCCTCAAGATATCCAAGTAAAGATCTTAGATCCTTTCTTTACAACTAAACCGCCGGGAGAGGGTACTGGGCTAGGTCTTTCTCTCACTCACGATATAATTGTCAAGCAACATAAAGGCACTTTAGCTATTAATACTGATACTAGCCAATTTACTGAAATAATTGTTACGATACCTAACAGATATACTTGA
- a CDS encoding bifunctional diguanylate cyclase/phosphodiesterase — MKEETNLVLVVDDEFEIQRLFKQIFRKRIRNGELSFQFAQNGLEALEILRESNSIDMILTDIQMPKMDGLTLLTNLAEFEGPLKAVVISAFGDMKNIRAAMNRGAFDFLIKPIDFEDLEITINKTLAFVHDLRDQKQKLQSTLDRLHSLVFYDQLTGLSNRYGLLQKIAQSIELKRTEGISFAVLKLDVERYPIIKSGFGHKLSDRLLVEIAYRLGNWNIPSKVVARLESNEFAILLKDVKDLSTIKDYIQQLHQLFNIPVQLEEITISSKTHIGAVTSDLEDKQPEGFLRAADTAFDYARHDRERTIFFNDSMQRKAIHRLNLEINLQEAIESKQILVHYQPIFSLHNGKIISFEALARWQTPSQRWISPLEFIPLAEETGLIVPLGRDLLSEACSQLGRWKAQFPDVCPDSISVNLSSLQLIDPSLLEDIDRSLSSAGLTGESLNLEITESVLMKNIDTAIDVLAQLRKRSIGLSIDDFGTGYSSLSYLQSLPITALKIDRSFIKEIDTNSNSLEITSMIINLSKQLKLKVVAEGIDKESHTNVLRSLSCDYGQGFLFSPPVDVAAATNLIAAQGLRL; from the coding sequence ATGAAAGAAGAGACAAATTTAGTACTAGTAGTTGATGATGAGTTTGAAATCCAACGTCTTTTTAAGCAAATATTTAGAAAAAGAATTCGGAATGGGGAGCTTAGTTTTCAGTTTGCTCAAAATGGATTAGAAGCACTAGAGATTCTACGGGAATCGAATTCGATTGACATGATCTTGACTGATATCCAGATGCCGAAGATGGATGGATTAACCTTGTTGACAAACTTAGCAGAGTTTGAGGGGCCTCTGAAAGCCGTGGTTATTTCCGCTTTTGGGGACATGAAGAACATTCGCGCAGCCATGAATCGTGGGGCTTTTGACTTTTTGATAAAGCCCATTGATTTTGAAGACTTAGAAATTACAATTAACAAAACGCTAGCATTTGTTCATGATTTGAGAGATCAAAAGCAAAAACTTCAATCAACTCTAGATCGACTCCATAGCTTAGTATTTTACGACCAACTGACTGGCTTAAGCAATCGCTATGGACTGCTGCAAAAAATCGCTCAAAGTATTGAATTAAAAAGAACGGAAGGCATTTCTTTCGCAGTATTAAAGCTAGATGTAGAACGCTATCCTATAATTAAGTCGGGTTTTGGACATAAGCTTAGCGATCGCCTCTTAGTTGAAATTGCTTATCGCTTGGGGAACTGGAATATTCCATCTAAAGTCGTCGCTCGATTGGAAAGTAATGAATTTGCGATATTGCTAAAGGATGTTAAAGATTTATCCACTATTAAAGATTATATTCAACAGCTTCATCAACTTTTCAATATTCCAGTTCAACTTGAGGAGATTACGATATCATCAAAAACGCATATAGGGGCGGTCACAAGCGACTTAGAAGATAAACAGCCAGAAGGCTTTTTGAGGGCGGCTGACACTGCCTTCGACTACGCAAGGCATGATCGAGAACGTACGATTTTCTTTAATGATAGTATGCAACGGAAGGCTATCCATCGATTGAACCTTGAAATTAATTTACAAGAAGCGATAGAATCCAAGCAAATACTAGTGCATTATCAGCCAATTTTTTCATTGCACAATGGGAAAATTATAAGCTTTGAAGCTTTGGCTCGGTGGCAGACTCCAAGTCAAAGATGGATCTCACCGCTAGAGTTCATTCCATTAGCAGAAGAAACAGGACTGATTGTTCCATTAGGTCGTGACCTCTTATCAGAAGCTTGTTCACAGCTTGGGCGATGGAAAGCTCAATTCCCTGATGTTTGTCCAGACAGCATTAGCGTTAATCTATCGAGCTTACAATTGATTGATCCATCGCTGTTAGAGGATATTGATCGCAGTCTAAGCTCCGCAGGCTTAACTGGAGAAAGCTTGAATTTAGAAATTACTGAGAGTGTGTTAATGAAAAACATCGATACTGCGATCGATGTTTTAGCCCAACTTCGGAAACGATCAATCGGTCTATCAATTGATGACTTTGGTACGGGCTATTCTTCTCTCTCTTATCTTCAATCTCTACCAATCACAGCCTTGAAAATTGATCGCTCTTTTATTAAAGAGATTGACACTAATTCAAATAGTTTGGAAATCACTTCAATGATTATTAACCTATCTAAACAGTTGAAACTAAAAGTAGTTGCCGAAGGCATAGACAAAGAATCACATACTAATGTTTTGAGATCGCTTTCCTGTGACTATGGGCAGGGATTTTTGTTCTCTCCACCAGTTGATGTAGCTGCCGCAACTAATCTGATAGCTGCTCAAGGTTTAAGGCTATAA
- a CDS encoding response regulator, translating into MQGTLREIDVHTIIHLIEFGQRTGELLIESNTGQFWFLFFDNGELIYATDTDSNLTRLRDYLHGLGLDHALDHLSSSKLGINVLEYGQIWALLEAKILTPDQAKSILESTIREVLFDIIGLYQGTFVFEISAALTPKLTKFKFSQIASGYSQQLQQWKRFYPVLQSIDQCPILLTQEALPLLNTWIDGKTTIRQLSRYTERDISQIGKLIYDAISFGQVAITPLAMSVPPQVKVKSPRILCVDDSVTICRAVEYILHNNGFQVMAVSSPIKALSLIFQHNPDLILCDISMPEIDGYELCGMLRKSSAFAKVPIIMLTGKDGFIDRVKARMVGATEYLTKPFGEKELLTTVEKYSKR; encoded by the coding sequence ATGCAAGGCACGCTCAGAGAAATTGACGTACATACAATTATCCACCTAATCGAGTTTGGGCAACGAACTGGAGAGTTGTTGATTGAATCAAACACAGGGCAATTCTGGTTTTTATTTTTTGATAACGGAGAATTGATCTACGCTACCGACACTGATAGTAACTTGACTCGTTTGCGCGATTATTTGCATGGATTAGGTTTAGATCATGCGCTGGATCATTTATCTAGCTCAAAGCTGGGGATTAATGTTTTAGAGTATGGTCAAATTTGGGCGCTCCTTGAAGCCAAAATCCTCACACCTGATCAGGCTAAATCGATACTCGAAAGCACAATCAGAGAGGTGCTGTTTGACATTATTGGTCTCTATCAAGGCACATTTGTTTTTGAAATTAGCGCAGCACTTACGCCAAAGTTAACAAAATTCAAGTTTTCACAGATTGCTTCTGGATATTCCCAACAGCTTCAGCAATGGAAGAGATTTTATCCAGTTTTACAATCGATCGATCAATGTCCCATATTGCTTACTCAGGAAGCTTTACCGCTTTTGAATACTTGGATTGATGGCAAAACGACAATCCGTCAGTTATCGCGATATACAGAACGAGATATTAGCCAAATAGGTAAATTGATATACGATGCAATCTCCTTTGGGCAAGTTGCAATTACTCCATTAGCTATGAGTGTACCGCCGCAAGTAAAAGTAAAATCACCCAGAATTTTATGCGTTGATGACAGTGTGACAATTTGTCGTGCTGTTGAATATATTCTGCATAATAACGGCTTCCAAGTTATGGCAGTATCTAGCCCTATTAAAGCTTTAAGCTTAATTTTTCAACATAATCCTGATCTGATTTTGTGTGATATCAGTATGCCAGAGATTGATGGATATGAGTTATGTGGAATGCTCCGTAAGTCCAGCGCGTTTGCGAAGGTTCCAATTATTATGCTCACTGGAAAGGATGGCTTTATAGATCGCGTCAAAGCGCGGATGGTTGGAGCTACTGAATATCTGACCAAACCCTTTGGGGAAAAGGAGTTATTGACAACGGTAGAAAAATATAGCAAACGATAA
- a CDS encoding DUF1636 domain-containing protein, with protein MTHSLLVCTTCASTWQNGKKVGVSGGEKLLKELSQLHQSWESRSQFEIRAVSCMSACSHACVVTFASEGKYSYLFGDLPSDVENMPTTASAILSCAEIYCDRSDGMLSWKERPEPLKSGVIARIPPL; from the coding sequence ATGACCCACAGTTTATTAGTTTGTACTACCTGTGCCAGCACTTGGCAAAATGGCAAAAAGGTAGGTGTTAGTGGTGGTGAAAAATTACTAAAAGAGCTTTCTCAATTACATCAAAGTTGGGAATCGCGATCGCAGTTTGAGATTCGTGCTGTTTCCTGCATGAGCGCTTGTAGCCATGCCTGTGTTGTTACCTTTGCTTCCGAAGGTAAATATTCCTACTTATTTGGGGACTTGCCCAGTGATGTTGAAAATATGCCGACAACTGCATCAGCTATTTTGTCCTGCGCAGAAATATATTGCGATCGCTCTGATGGAATGCTGTCATGGAAAGAACGCCCCGAACCGCTGAAAAGTGGCGTAATTGCTCGTATACCACCTTTATAA
- a CDS encoding DUF2973 domain-containing protein encodes MVQILYILAFTILSIFAISNLIRSMIALSQNDSRGYQDNRSRRVAPQYAHPELWDKDGKYIDEPLMVIKSINVDDARSRLDALYNSSPSGDK; translated from the coding sequence ATGGTACAGATCCTTTATATACTCGCATTTACGATCCTCTCCATCTTCGCGATCAGTAATCTCATTCGTAGCATGATTGCACTTTCCCAAAATGATTCAAGAGGCTATCAAGACAATCGTAGTCGTCGAGTAGCTCCTCAATATGCCCATCCTGAATTATGGGATAAGGATGGCAAATATATCGATGAACCATTAATGGTAATTAAATCAATTAACGTTGATGATGCTCGTTCAAGACTTGATGCTTTATACAACTCATCACCTAGCGGCGATAAATAA
- a CDS encoding DUF2605 domain-containing protein — MSNTASPDPEMLRQLLEPLLEDFTYWFNRSQKLLANERLNFIEESDQQNLLERVENALKEVAAAKALFSVTGHQVGVDMTTMRPWHQLLMECQAVGMRYYRNQVI; from the coding sequence ATGAGTAATACCGCTAGTCCTGATCCTGAAATGCTCAGACAACTTCTAGAACCATTACTAGAAGATTTCACATATTGGTTTAACCGCTCTCAGAAATTACTCGCCAATGAGCGCTTAAACTTCATAGAAGAATCAGATCAGCAAAATCTACTAGAACGGGTTGAGAATGCGCTCAAAGAAGTTGCGGCGGCAAAAGCCTTGTTTAGCGTTACAGGACATCAAGTTGGCGTAGACATGACAACGATGAGACCTTGGCATCAGCTACTTATGGAGTGTCAAGCCGTAGGGATGCGCTACTATCGTAATCAAGTAATTTAA
- the mazG gene encoding nucleoside triphosphate pyrophosphohydrolase encodes MSLEPTVNSSANLIAMQHLIDVVAKLRSPDGGCPWDLKQTPESLIPYVIEEAYEVVDAIQSGDSKAIAEELGDLLMQVVLQSQIASETNQFAIAEVAEGIAQKLIRRHPHVFGDVKTENMDEIHQNWERIKAEEKGEDLATTQRLSYKLKRYARSLPPLTAGMKISQKAAANGFEWENADGVWAKFHEELDELRHALEHESKENQQAELGDLLFTLINVARWYDLDPSGALQSTNHKFIQRLEVIETLSDRPIDSFTAEELDNLWKQAKEKLK; translated from the coding sequence ATGTCTTTAGAACCAACTGTTAATTCTTCGGCTAACTTGATCGCAATGCAGCATTTAATCGATGTGGTGGCAAAGTTGCGATCGCCAGATGGTGGCTGTCCTTGGGATTTAAAGCAAACACCCGAAAGTTTGATCCCCTATGTGATTGAGGAAGCCTATGAGGTAGTGGATGCAATCCAGAGTGGTGATAGTAAGGCGATCGCAGAAGAGTTGGGGGATCTGCTAATGCAAGTGGTTTTGCAGTCGCAAATAGCTAGTGAAACTAATCAATTTGCGATCGCAGAAGTTGCAGAAGGGATCGCTCAAAAGCTGATCCGCCGACATCCCCATGTATTTGGTGATGTTAAGACTGAAAATATGGATGAAATTCATCAAAACTGGGAGAGAATTAAGGCTGAAGAAAAGGGTGAAGACTTAGCGACGACCCAAAGACTGAGCTACAAACTCAAACGCTATGCGCGATCGCTGCCGCCCTTAACGGCTGGCATGAAAATATCTCAAAAAGCTGCTGCGAATGGTTTTGAGTGGGAAAATGCCGATGGTGTCTGGGCGAAATTTCATGAGGAGTTGGATGAACTGCGTCATGCTCTAGAGCACGAATCAAAGGAAAATCAACAGGCGGAGCTAGGAGATTTACTATTCACCTTAATTAATGTGGCGCGTTGGTATGATCTCGATCCATCGGGGGCTCTGCAATCAACCAACCATAAATTTATTCAGCGCCTTGAGGTGATTGAGACCTTAAGCGATCGCCCAATTGATAGCTTCACTGCCGAGGAGCTAGACAATCTCTGGAAACAGGCAAAAGAGAAACTCAAATAA